From one Catellatospora sp. IY07-71 genomic stretch:
- a CDS encoding DUF2254 domain-containing protein, which yields MSDSAHDAGSAELEHEVAPHLRRLRSRALRDRMAESLLFLPMVMLVLSIGLSYALGEIDERFMTNPSKVITFTPDIAVTLLGTIAGAMITTAGVVFSLLVVSLQLASGQFSPRVLRGFWRDRHGQVLVGLLLSTFAFCVVALSRIDTGADHAPPLTVGLALLLTLLSVIAIVVYLDRISRQQYVGRIVQRVARETHALIRELPYGPHIGVKVGDPVEPPDLTALGRPLVVTAVADGWVQQLSRRAVAAATPPGTVLRLETRVGAYLTAGTSLVTIWPPPPDPAVTARLIAEAVIVGPARTMQQDIDFGLRQLNDIGLRALSAAVNDPTTAVEVILRIGSVMRPLLLADCPAQSVRDPEGRILLTPCDLDHAEYVGHAFNQLRHYAAAHVAVVVPLVRTLRMLADGCRSGYHGALTPDRVRTIEALDRQLALTLAGARAAGLLPEDLAQIEAAATA from the coding sequence ATGAGCGATTCCGCGCACGACGCCGGGTCGGCCGAGCTCGAGCACGAGGTGGCCCCGCACCTGCGCCGCCTGCGCTCGCGCGCCCTGCGGGACCGCATGGCGGAGAGCCTGCTCTTCCTGCCGATGGTGATGCTGGTGCTGTCGATCGGGCTGAGCTACGCGCTCGGCGAGATCGACGAGCGGTTCATGACCAACCCCAGCAAGGTGATCACTTTCACACCTGACATCGCGGTGACCCTGCTCGGCACCATCGCCGGTGCGATGATCACCACCGCGGGCGTGGTCTTCTCCCTGCTCGTGGTGTCGCTCCAGCTGGCCAGCGGCCAGTTCTCACCCCGGGTGCTGCGCGGCTTCTGGCGTGACCGCCACGGGCAGGTGCTGGTCGGCCTGCTGCTGAGCACGTTCGCGTTCTGCGTCGTGGCGCTGTCGCGCATCGACACCGGCGCCGACCACGCCCCGCCGCTCACCGTCGGCCTGGCGCTGCTGCTCACCCTGCTGTCGGTCATCGCGATCGTGGTCTACCTGGACCGCATCAGCCGCCAGCAGTACGTCGGGCGGATCGTGCAGCGGGTGGCCCGGGAGACCCACGCCCTGATCCGCGAGCTGCCCTACGGCCCGCACATCGGCGTCAAGGTCGGCGACCCGGTCGAGCCACCGGACCTGACCGCGCTCGGCCGCCCGCTGGTGGTCACGGCGGTCGCCGACGGCTGGGTGCAGCAGCTCAGCCGGCGCGCCGTCGCCGCCGCCACGCCGCCCGGCACCGTGCTGCGCCTGGAGACCCGCGTCGGCGCGTACCTCACCGCGGGCACCTCGCTGGTGACCATCTGGCCCCCGCCGCCCGACCCGGCGGTCACCGCCCGGCTGATCGCCGAGGCCGTCATCGTGGGCCCGGCCCGCACCATGCAGCAGGACATCGACTTCGGCCTCCGGCAGCTCAACGACATCGGGCTGCGCGCCCTGTCGGCCGCGGTCAACGACCCGACCACCGCCGTCGAGGTCATCCTGCGCATCGGCTCGGTCATGCGCCCGCTGCTGCTGGCCGACTGCCCCGCCCAGTCCGTGCGCGACCCCGAGGGCCGGATCCTGCTCACCCCCTGCGACCTCGACCACGCCGAGTACGTCGGCCACGCCTTCAACCAGCTACGCCACTACGCCGCCGCGCACGTCGCCGTGGTCGTTCCGCTGGTGCGCACGCTGCGCATGCTGGCCGACGGCTGCCGCTCCGGCTACCACGGTGCGCTGACGCCCGACCGGGTACGCACCATCGAGGCGCTGGACCGCCAGCTCGCGCTCACCCTCGCGGGCGCCCGCGCGGCCGGACTGCTGCCCGAGGACCTCGCGCAGATCGAGGCCGCCGCCACCGCCTGA
- a CDS encoding VanW family protein — MLTVSGAFAGNAFGADVPRGAEVLGIAIGGSRAGAQDALRTGLAAKADQLSAPVTVRVGSQTASVQPQDVGLNIDVDKTVDAAMARARNPIATVFGGGAVPPVVTLDEARLATALAPAVQKAAAAMTLPGVTFDGTTPKPVYPKAGQALDSAGAAAAVRDGWLRESEIEVPLKDKAPAGTQADVDRMIAEVARPATAAPVTVTTPRGNLTVSPKTVAASLVISSDAQGRLSARVDAAKLRKAMGAELAKVETQPRNASIGGGDGTTATVVASTGGTLVDTAKLANDLLPVLKQTGVRTVPAVIKDVQPATTTGELAELGIKEQISSFTTYFTGGLESPRSKNIVQIAKEVDGAIVRPGETFSLNGHTGPRGYAEGYHDAPIIMDGKLIPGVGGGASQFTTTIFNASYYAGMKDVEHKPHSYYFSRYPAVIESTIMYPSLDLKFTNTSPYGVLIDTSYTNKSVTVSMWSTKVYDSITTQYDPKRDIVEPAKTVLEDGPTCIATNGSQGFTQDAWRIFRKDGREIKREKFTWRYDAEPQFVCEAKTPPQTAKP, encoded by the coding sequence GTGCTCACCGTGTCCGGCGCGTTCGCCGGCAACGCGTTCGGCGCCGACGTGCCGCGCGGCGCCGAGGTGCTCGGCATCGCCATCGGCGGCAGCCGGGCCGGCGCGCAGGACGCGCTGCGTACCGGCCTGGCCGCCAAGGCCGACCAGCTCAGTGCGCCGGTCACCGTGCGCGTGGGCTCGCAGACCGCGAGCGTGCAGCCGCAGGACGTCGGCCTCAACATCGACGTGGACAAGACCGTGGACGCGGCCATGGCGCGCGCCCGCAACCCGATCGCGACGGTGTTCGGCGGCGGCGCGGTGCCGCCTGTCGTCACCCTGGACGAGGCACGCCTGGCCACGGCGCTCGCGCCCGCCGTGCAGAAGGCGGCCGCCGCGATGACCCTGCCGGGTGTCACGTTCGACGGCACCACCCCGAAGCCCGTGTACCCCAAGGCGGGTCAGGCGCTGGACAGCGCCGGCGCGGCCGCGGCGGTCCGCGACGGCTGGCTGCGCGAGAGCGAGATCGAGGTGCCGCTCAAGGACAAGGCCCCGGCGGGCACGCAGGCCGACGTGGATCGGATGATCGCCGAGGTCGCCCGCCCGGCGACGGCCGCTCCGGTCACCGTGACCACGCCGCGCGGCAACCTGACCGTGTCGCCGAAGACGGTCGCGGCCAGCCTGGTGATCAGCTCGGATGCGCAGGGCAGGCTGTCCGCCCGGGTCGACGCGGCCAAGCTGCGTAAGGCGATGGGCGCGGAGCTGGCCAAGGTGGAGACCCAGCCGCGCAACGCCAGCATCGGCGGCGGCGACGGCACCACCGCGACCGTGGTCGCCTCCACCGGCGGCACCCTGGTCGACACCGCGAAGCTGGCGAACGACCTGCTGCCGGTGCTCAAGCAGACCGGCGTCCGGACCGTGCCCGCCGTGATCAAGGACGTGCAGCCGGCCACCACCACCGGCGAGCTGGCCGAGCTGGGCATCAAGGAGCAGATCTCCAGCTTCACGACGTACTTCACCGGCGGGCTGGAGAGCCCGCGGAGCAAGAACATCGTGCAGATCGCCAAGGAGGTCGACGGCGCCATCGTGCGGCCCGGCGAGACGTTCTCGCTGAACGGGCACACCGGCCCGCGCGGCTACGCCGAGGGTTACCACGACGCCCCGATCATCATGGACGGCAAGCTGATCCCGGGTGTCGGCGGCGGCGCGTCGCAGTTCACCACCACGATCTTCAACGCCTCGTACTACGCCGGCATGAAGGACGTCGAGCACAAGCCGCACTCGTACTACTTCTCGCGGTACCCGGCGGTCATCGAGTCCACGATCATGTACCCGTCGCTGGACCTGAAGTTCACCAACACCAGCCCGTACGGCGTGCTCATCGACACCTCGTACACCAATAAGTCAGTGACCGTGAGCATGTGGTCCACGAAGGTCTACGACAGCATCACGACCCAGTACGACCCGAAGCGCGACATCGTCGAGCCGGCAAAAACAGTGCTGGAGGACGGCCCCACCTGCATTGCTACTAACGGTAGTCAAGGGTTTACTCAGGACGCCTGGCGCATCTTCCGCAAGGACGGTAGAGAGATCAAGCGAGAGAAGTTCACCTGGCGGTATGACGCTGAGCCACAGTTCGTGTGCGAGGCGAAGACGCCGCCCCAGACTGCCAAGCCCTGA
- a CDS encoding GNAT family N-acetyltransferase, with amino-acid sequence MLAKNDLGSRVVVRRRAGTHGDRVLFTDVLGELTALGDTSLTVATSHGLVVVPLAEVHRAKVVPARRGPTARETAALELAAADAWPPPVVEMLGTWRLRAAGGYTGRANSALPVGDPGLPLPEALAAVIAFYRRQGLPPQVDVPLPLAAGVERELLKDGWHAECTVEVQVCPLPELIAATPDGAGFTLNDAPSPEFLAMIAGTWGQLPEAALHVLTAVPGLVFAQRFDSDGTLLARARGSITGEGRWLGVFGVETSPAARRRGLAREAMGVLARWAAERGATDAFLQVESRNTAALALYADLGFTRHHHYTRYQLR; translated from the coding sequence GTGTTGGCTAAGAACGATCTCGGGTCCCGCGTGGTGGTACGCCGGCGCGCCGGAACCCACGGCGACCGGGTGTTGTTCACCGATGTACTGGGCGAACTCACCGCGCTCGGGGACACCTCACTGACCGTCGCCACGTCCCACGGGCTGGTCGTCGTACCGCTGGCCGAGGTGCACCGGGCCAAGGTGGTGCCCGCCCGGCGCGGCCCCACCGCCCGCGAGACGGCGGCCCTGGAGCTGGCCGCCGCCGACGCGTGGCCGCCGCCGGTGGTCGAGATGCTGGGCACCTGGCGGCTGCGCGCCGCGGGCGGCTACACCGGCCGGGCCAACTCGGCGCTGCCCGTCGGCGACCCCGGCCTGCCGCTGCCGGAGGCGCTGGCCGCGGTGATCGCCTTCTACCGGCGCCAGGGCCTGCCGCCGCAGGTCGACGTGCCGCTGCCGCTGGCCGCGGGGGTCGAGCGGGAGCTGCTCAAGGACGGCTGGCACGCCGAGTGCACGGTCGAGGTGCAGGTCTGCCCGCTGCCCGAGCTGATCGCCGCGACACCCGACGGGGCCGGGTTCACCCTGAACGACGCGCCGTCGCCGGAGTTCCTGGCCATGATCGCGGGGACGTGGGGGCAGCTGCCGGAGGCCGCGCTGCACGTGCTGACCGCCGTGCCGGGCCTGGTCTTCGCGCAGCGCTTCGACTCCGACGGCACGCTGCTCGCCCGCGCCCGCGGCTCGATCACCGGGGAGGGGCGCTGGCTGGGCGTGTTCGGCGTGGAGACGTCACCCGCAGCTCGCCGCCGGGGCCTGGCCCGCGAGGCCATGGGCGTGCTCGCCCGCTGGGCCGCCGAGCGCGGCGCCACCGACGCGTTCCTCCAGGTCGAGTCGCGCAACACCGCCGCCCTGGCCCTCTACGCCGACCTCGGCTTCACCCGCCACCACCACTACACCCGCTACCAGCTCCGCTGA
- the fdxA gene encoding ferredoxin encodes MTYIIAEPCVDVLDKACIEECPVDCIYEGNRMLYIHPDECVDCGACEPVCPVEAIFYEDDVPEQWRDYTTANYEFFNELGSPGGASKIGKITADAPFVAAQPAKEGDH; translated from the coding sequence GTGACCTACATCATCGCCGAACCGTGCGTCGATGTGCTCGACAAGGCCTGCATCGAGGAGTGCCCTGTCGACTGCATCTACGAGGGCAACCGGATGCTCTACATCCACCCGGACGAGTGCGTTGACTGCGGCGCGTGCGAGCCGGTGTGCCCGGTCGAGGCGATCTTCTACGAGGACGACGTGCCGGAGCAGTGGCGCGACTACACGACCGCCAACTACGAGTTCTTCAACGAGCTCGGTTCGCCCGGCGGCGCCTCGAAGATCGGGAAGATCACCGCGGACGCGCCGTTCGTCGCCGCCCAGCCGGCGAAGGAAGGCGACCACTGA
- the dapC gene encoding succinyldiaminopimelate transaminase, which translates to MSAGLPDFPWDLLEPSKRRAAAHPDGIVDLSIGTPVDPVPAVVRKALAEASDWPGYPLTAGTAELRQEITAWTARNCAAPAGFGVLPTIGSKELVAWLPSLLGVGPGDTVVIPEVCYPTYEVGVRLAGATVVRADSPPEGVRPALIWINSPGNPTGRVAAEAELRGWIAYARATGAVLVSDECYLTLPWTAQPLSVLSVCDGDLTGLLAVHSLSKRSNLAGYRAGFVAGDPELVGELLAVRKHAGMIVPGPVQAAMIAALADESHVDEQRARYAARRELLSGALRAAGFTIDHSQAGLYLWSTRGEDCWQTVDALAELGVLVAPGAIYGPGGAQHVRVALTATDERVRTAVTRLTAA; encoded by the coding sequence ATCTCCGCCGGCCTGCCGGACTTCCCCTGGGACCTGCTCGAGCCGTCCAAGCGGCGCGCCGCGGCGCACCCGGACGGCATCGTGGACCTGTCCATCGGCACACCGGTCGACCCGGTGCCCGCGGTCGTGCGCAAGGCGCTGGCCGAGGCGTCGGACTGGCCGGGCTATCCGCTGACGGCGGGCACCGCCGAGCTCCGGCAGGAGATCACCGCCTGGACGGCGCGGAACTGCGCCGCCCCGGCCGGGTTCGGGGTGCTGCCCACCATCGGCTCCAAGGAGCTGGTCGCCTGGCTGCCGTCGCTGCTCGGCGTCGGCCCCGGCGACACGGTGGTCATCCCCGAGGTGTGCTACCCGACGTACGAGGTGGGCGTCCGGCTCGCCGGTGCCACCGTGGTCCGCGCGGACAGCCCGCCCGAGGGCGTCCGGCCCGCGCTGATCTGGATCAACTCGCCGGGCAATCCGACCGGCCGGGTGGCCGCCGAGGCCGAGCTGCGCGGCTGGATCGCGTACGCCCGCGCCACCGGCGCCGTGCTGGTCAGCGACGAGTGTTACCTGACCCTGCCGTGGACGGCGCAGCCGCTGTCCGTGCTGTCGGTATGTGACGGAGACCTCACCGGCCTGCTCGCCGTGCACTCGCTGTCGAAGCGGTCCAACCTGGCCGGCTACCGCGCCGGGTTCGTCGCGGGCGATCCGGAGCTGGTCGGCGAGCTGCTGGCGGTGCGCAAGCACGCCGGCATGATCGTGCCCGGCCCGGTGCAGGCCGCGATGATCGCCGCCCTGGCCGACGAGTCCCACGTGGACGAGCAGCGCGCCCGGTACGCCGCGCGCCGCGAGCTGCTGTCCGGGGCGCTGCGGGCGGCCGGGTTCACCATCGACCACTCGCAGGCAGGGCTCTACCTGTGGTCCACGCGCGGCGAGGACTGCTGGCAGACCGTCGACGCGCTCGCCGAGCTGGGCGTGCTGGTCGCACCGGGTGCGATCTACGGACCGGGGGGCGCGCAGCACGTGCGCGTCGCGCTCACCGCCACGGACGAGCGCGTACGCACCGCCGTCACCCGTCTCACCGCCGCCTGA
- a CDS encoding AAA family ATPase: MSTAGARHGAAIEEVWDRVRGTDRAVVVDSPPGAGKSTLVRELTRRLVAAGEHVPIVVQTNDQADDLVIALAGAGLNTGRLHGQEWTPPRGWPRTKVRTGTKLGELGGSDVIVGTAAKWAYVKADERVWPLGIIDEAYQMSAAALVRVGHLFDRLLLVGDPGQLAPFTVADEHSVRSMATWPLDTAAGTLLRHHPQTPVVPLPVSWRLAPHTAPVISDAFYTRAFTAGAAPQDRRLELGSLTHPALAHAADHGWALLELPEAHVPRTDPALVATLAELVHQLVTAEASTVDPSGARPLSHADVAVGVVHRDQKAHVEAALQRRGVTGVTVDTANRLQGRQYEVVLAWHPLSGRRDASAFHLEAGRLCVLASRHRQACVVVTRGGVEEQLHAYPAAEPVWLGTDPPQVDGWEANRAFLERLAAHRVPHR, translated from the coding sequence GTGAGCACGGCGGGGGCACGGCACGGGGCGGCGATCGAGGAGGTCTGGGACCGGGTGCGCGGGACGGACCGGGCCGTGGTGGTGGACTCGCCGCCGGGTGCGGGGAAGTCGACCCTGGTCCGGGAGCTGACGCGGCGGCTGGTCGCGGCCGGTGAGCACGTGCCGATCGTGGTGCAGACCAACGACCAGGCCGACGACCTGGTCATCGCGCTGGCCGGGGCAGGACTGAACACGGGCCGCCTGCACGGTCAGGAGTGGACGCCGCCGCGCGGCTGGCCGAGGACGAAGGTGCGCACCGGCACCAAGCTCGGCGAGCTGGGCGGCAGCGACGTCATCGTCGGCACGGCCGCGAAGTGGGCGTACGTCAAGGCCGACGAGCGGGTGTGGCCGCTGGGCATCATCGACGAGGCGTACCAGATGTCGGCGGCGGCGCTGGTGCGCGTCGGGCACCTGTTCGACCGGCTGCTGCTGGTGGGCGACCCGGGGCAGCTCGCGCCGTTCACCGTCGCCGACGAGCACTCCGTACGCTCCATGGCGACCTGGCCGCTGGACACCGCCGCCGGGACGCTGCTGCGCCACCACCCGCAGACCCCGGTCGTGCCGCTGCCGGTGAGCTGGCGGCTCGCCCCGCACACGGCACCGGTCATCTCCGACGCGTTCTACACCCGCGCCTTCACCGCCGGGGCGGCGCCGCAGGACCGGCGGCTGGAGCTGGGCAGCCTCACCCACCCGGCGCTCGCGCACGCCGCCGACCACGGCTGGGCGCTGCTGGAGCTGCCCGAGGCGCACGTGCCCCGCACCGACCCCGCGCTGGTCGCGACCCTGGCCGAGCTGGTACACCAGCTCGTCACCGCCGAGGCGTCCACCGTGGACCCGTCCGGCGCGCGGCCGCTCAGCCACGCGGACGTGGCCGTGGGCGTGGTGCACCGGGACCAGAAGGCGCACGTCGAAGCGGCTCTGCAGCGGCGGGGCGTCACCGGGGTCACCGTGGACACGGCGAACCGGCTGCAGGGGCGGCAGTACGAGGTCGTGCTGGCCTGGCATCCGCTCAGCGGGCGGCGCGACGCCAGCGCTTTCCACCTGGAGGCGGGGCGGCTGTGCGTGCTCGCGTCCCGGCACCGGCAGGCGTGTGTCGTGGTGACCCGGGGCGGGGTCGAGGAGCAGCTGCACGCGTACCCGGCCGCCGAGCCGGTATGGCTGGGCACCGACCCGCCGCAGGTCGACGGCTGGGAGGCCAACCGCGCCTTCCTGGAGCGGCTCGCCGCGCACCGCGTGCCGCACCGCTGA